Genomic window (Desulforhopalus sp.):
CAATTCATGTCTGACAAGAAAAAATCCCTGACAGTTTTTAAAACCGACCGGCACGAGGATATCGCCGCCATCATCGGTTCGGGAATCGTTGTAATCGTCGTACTTACCTATATGGCCTTCGTGGTGCCGTCCGTATCCATCAAACCGCAGCGCGATGGCAAGCTCGTGGAGATCTTTGTCAAGGAAGGTGCCGAAATCAAAGCGGGCGATAAGCTTTTCTCCCTCGAAGTGGTGAAGAAAAAGTGGGTCAATAACGTCATGGAAGAGAAAAACGTTGTTGAGGAGTTCACCTCGAAGGCCGGCGGCAAGGTGTTGAAGGTTGCCGGCAAGCCCGGCGACAAGGTGAAGAAGGACAAAGGGGCAATCGTCGAACTGGAGCACCAGAAGGGAACCCTGCCTTGATGAAAATCCTCCTTGCCCTTGATGACAATCCCCGTGCCGTGGCTGAGGCCTTGCGCCTGGCCCGCGAGCGTGGCGCGAGCCTCAATGCCCTGTTCGTCGTCGATGCCACCTGGGAAATGTTCATCGGTCATGACTGGTTGTCCGGCTGCAATGCCCGTATCGGCTTTCTCGAATATATGCTGGCGCAGGAAGAAGATGCGGCGGTGATGGCCTTGAAGGCCTATACGGAGCAGGTCGGCGAGGTTCCCGGGGAACTGCTCACCGTCACCGGTGACGTGGTTGAGGAGATTCGCAGGGAGGTGGCCAAGGGCTATGATCTCTTGGTCATGTCCAGCCCGTTTACCCGTGGCCTTACGATCATGCGTGACCCGCTGGCGAAAATAGTGAAAAAGCTGGCCTGTGACGTGTTGTTGGTCAGGCCCGCCGCCAAGGGGCAGGGATCGCCCTGAGGCAGGGGCAAAGTAAAAGCTGTAGCTAGTAAAACGGCAGGGAGGGTTCGACGGGCTCTTCCTGCCGTTTTGCCTTTTACGGCGCTGCAGGTGTCGAAAAATCCTTGCTTCCTGCACCGTACCGGCTACCCTTCAAAAAACATGAAGGCCGTTGCCGGGTGGTAATGGCCAGGTGGCACTCCTCCCCATTTTCTTTCAAGGTTTGGTAATGACCGCCAATCAGCAAACTGCACAAAGTCGCAATAGACACCCAGGCTTCCAGGCCAAATTCCTGCTGGTACTTGCGGCGATACTCATCATCTTTTCCGGGCTGACCGCCTCGACCATCTATCACCATGAGATGGAGAATCTCGAGCAGAATGCCCACGAAAAGACCGAGCTGGTCATGAAGGCCATCGAGGCCAACAGGAATTACGTCCAGGATGTGCTTCGGCCGGCCATGTACAAGGAGTTGGGTGAGCGGCGGTTTGTTTTGGAGGCCATGTCGTCTTCCTATATCAGTCGGATGATCATGGAGAGATTCAACCACGAGGTGCCCGGCTTCGTGTACCGCCGGGTGGCCATCAATGCCAAAAATCCCGCCTATGAGGCGGGTGCCCTGGAAACGGAAATGATTCAACGTTTCCAAAGGGATGGCCAATTAAAAGAATGGCAGGGGATTCTAGAAATGGAAGGGGAAAAATATTTCATGCGCTTTCAGCCGGTTGTCTTCAAGGAGGCCTGTCTGAACTGCCACGGCGATCCGGCGTCCGCGCCGCAGGAGGTAATCGACGGCTATGGGACAACACGAGGCTACGGCCACACCTCGGGGGCGATCTCCGGGGTCATCGGTCTTGGCATGCCCATCGATGTCAATCTGCAAAAGATTAAGGACTTTACTCTGGCGCTCTTTATCGGGGTGGTGCCCTCGATCATCTTTGTCTACGTCATCATCAATACCTTTTTTAACCGCTATATAGCGAGTAATCTCCGTAATATAATCAGTTTTTTCCGAACAAACATCCGCGATGCCGAGGGGCAGACCATCTTCGACAGCTCCCAGAAGATGGATGCCATTGAAGAGCTTATCGCCGCCGCCAAGACCATCGCCGACCAGATACAGGTCAGGCAAAGCACCCTGGAGCGTTATGCCGAGGAGATTCTCCGTAGCAAGAATATTCTGCAATCGGTATTTGACGGGATCACCGATCCGGTGGTGCTTCTTGGCCGCGAAGGCCGGATCAAGGTGGTCAATGCGGCCTTTCTCCAGCGCTATGCCATGTCGATGCAGCAGGTGGTTGGCCAAAAGACCTCAGACCTTCTGGCCAATGCCTGCTGTCCGCTGGTGCAGTGCGACGATGTCCTGGCGGCCTTTCCCGATCATCCGATAAGCCGTGAAATCCGCATGCAGAGCGGTGAAATCTTTCTCATCCATTTCTATCCGATCGAGGTGCAGGGGAATAAGGCGGAAAGCCTTGTCTGCTACGTCAAGGATATCACCGAGCAAAAAAGGCTCGAAGGCAAAATTCAGAATACCGAGAAAATAGCCTCTATAGGTATGCTGGCGGCGGGAATTGCCCATGAAATCAACAACCCCCTGGGGGTCATTTTGTGCCATATCGATCTTATCAAGGGCGAGGCCAATCTTGCCCCGGAGGTGCGGTCTGATCTGGAAATCATCGAGAAACACGCCGGCAATTGCCGGACAATTATCGCTGATCTCCTGAAGTTTGCCCACCAGCAACCGACGGTAAAAGAGGCATGTTCGCTGAACGCGATTATCGGCGATGTGATGCTTATGGTCGGTAGCCAGTTCCGCAAACAGCGGATTACGGTCGAGACTTTTCTTGATGACGCCATTCCACCGCTAGTTCTTGACAAAGACAAGATCAAGCAGGTTGTCCTCAATATCCTGCTCAACAGTGCCCAGGCCATCGAGGAAGGAGGAAGAATTACCGTCTCTAGCCGATTTTCAGAGGAGGAGCAGAGAGCCATTCTCATCATTGAGGACGATGGCCCGGGAATCCCGGCGGAGATCATCAACAATATCTTTGACCCCTTCTTTACCAGCAAGCCGCCGGGGAAGGGGACAGGGCTCGGTTTATCGGTGAGTTACGGGATCATTCGCGATCATAACGGCGAGATCACCGCCGAAAGCTCTCCCGGCAAGCCGACCCGCTTTGTCATTTCATTGCCCGTGTAAGGAAGCAAACATGAATAAAAACCGCCTTGTTATTGTCGATGACGAGACCGATATGCGCAACGGACTGCAGCGTCTTATCAGCCGGGAGTTTCCCGGTTTGCAGGTGGTGGCCCTTGCCGATGCCGAGAGCGCCATCAGCTATTTTGCCAAGGAGCCCGCCGACCTGGCGCTCCTTGACATTAAAATGCCCGGGATGAACGGCCTGGAGTTACTGCAAAATTTGATCGGCAAAGATCCGTGGCTGACTGCGGTAATGATGACCGGCTATGGCTCGATCGAGGTTGCCGTTGAGGCCATTAAACTCGGGGCCTATGATTTTATAACCAAACCGTTTGAGCAGGAGGTCATCTTTCGCACCCTCAGCAAGGCGATTGAGCGTAATCGTTTGCTCCGGGAAAACTCCACCCTGAAAGAGCAGGTTTGCGGTCAGACAATAAGTCATGGATTTGTTGGTAAATCACCGGTTTTTCAGAAGTTTCGCAGTAACCTTGAGATCATCGCTCGCACCAACTATACCGTTCTGGTGCGCGGTCAGTCGGGAACCGGCAAGGAATTGACGGCACGGGCCCTGCACAACCTCAGCGACCGCCGTAAGAAGCCGCTGGTTATGGTCAATTGTCCGGCAATTCCCGAACATCTTCTCGAATCCGAGCTGTTTGGCTATGTGCGCGGGGCCTTCACCAATGCCAATCAGGATCAGCAAGGCCTGGTTGCCGCGGCGGACGGGGGAACGCTGTGCCTTGACGAGGTGGGGGATCTACCGTTTTCCATCCAGAGTAAATTGCTGCGGGTACTGCAGGAGCGAGAGATTAAACCGCTTGGCTCGACCAGGACCGTCAAGGTCGATATCCGGGTCATCGCCCTGACCAATCTGGACCTTGAAAAAATGATAGCGGATAAAAAATTCCGGGAAGATCTCTACTACCGTTTGACTGGCGTCACTCTGCTCACACCGGCCCTTCGGGAACTGGTCGAGGACATTCCACTGCTGGTTGCCCATTTTACCGAAAAGGTGTGTCTTGAACTGAATTTGCCCCGGAAACAGTTTACCCAAGAGGCCATAACCGCCCTCATGAACAAGGACTGGCCGGGCAACGTCCGGGAACTGGAAAATGTGGTGCGCCGGGCGGTGATGTTCTGTCCGCATCCCCATGTCGGCCTGGAAGATTTGAATTTTCTGGAGACCGCGGTCAGCTTGGCTGGTGAGGAGCGGGCGGCGGATGATTTTGAAAGCAACGGCCAGTTTGAGGCGTACAAAGACGCCAAGGAGCGGATCCTTCGGGGCTTTACCAAAAAGTATCTCAGGGCGCTGCTTCGGAAGACCGCCGGAAATGTCTCGCAAGGTGCTGAGATATCGGGGATATCGCGGGTGGCCCTGCAAAAAATCATGAAGCGCCAGGATATCAGCGGCGCCGATTACCGGTAAAAAGGCTTTGCCACGACAAGGTAAAAGCTGCGGGGAGGGAGTGGATATCCGCGGATAAAGGATGTATCATCGAAGACGATGGGCATGCGGGCTGGCTGGGTAAATGAACTTTGCCCACGCCATGCAAGAAGACGGTCGTCATCACCTGGAGGAGGTCCTTATGAAATGGTTGCAATTTTTCACCCCTGTCGCCTCAATCAGCTGGGATGAGGCAAATAAAATGGTGGCGGATAGTCCGGCGGGCGAGGTGACATTTCTTGATGTCCGGCAGCCGCAGGAATACGCCGCCGGTCACCTGCCGGGCGCGAAACTCCTGCCGCTCGGCGATCTGGAGGGCCGTCTCGGCGAACTTCCCGTCGATAAGCCCATTGTCATTTACTGAGCGATGGGCGGACGCAGCCGGGTTGCTGCGCAGATGCTCTCCGGCAAAGGCTTTCAGAAGCTCTACAATCTTTCCGGCGGGATAAAGGCCTGGGGCAAGGAGGTGGCAGTGGGGCCGGAGGATGTCGGCATGCATCTCTTTGTCGGGGCGATCAGCTCCATGGAGGCAATCATCGTCGGTTTTGGTTTGGAGATGGGTCTTCGGGACTTTTATCTGGCCATGGAAAAGAGGACGAAACGCCAGGAAACCAAGGACCTCTTCGGCAAACTGGCCGCCATTGAGACCCTCCACCAGGAACAACTGGTGGGTTTGTACGGCGAGGTTACCGGCAAGCGCCTGTCGGTTGCCGAGTTTGCCGGCAAAATCGCCGAACCGGCGATGGAGGGCGGCTTGACCACCGAACAATATCTGGCGCGGTACAACACCAATCTCGATTCGGAAATCGAGGTGCTGTCGCTGGCCCTGGCGATAGAGGCACAGGCCCTTGACCTGTACCTGCGGGCGGCGGAAAAGGGCGGCGAAGGCGAGGGGCGGCAGGTCTTGCTGCGGATTGCCGGGGAGGAACGCGGCCATATCGCCAGGTTGAGCAACTACATTGACCAGCAGAGGGACCTTTCATGAGAAAACGTCTTGTCCTCATCGGCGGCGGCCATGCCCATATGGTGACTCTGGCCAGGCTCAAAAGCTTTATCGATAAGGGTTTCGAGGTTACCGTTATTCAGCCTTCCGAATACCATTATTACAGCGGTATGGGGCCGGGCATGCTCGGCGGGACCTACCTGCCGGAGGAGATTCGTTTTGCTACCCGCCGGCAGGTGGAGAGCAAGGGCGGCCGCTTCATCCTCGGCAAGGCCCGGCGGATCGATGCCGATAGGCGGCTGGTATATCTTGAGGACAGCGAAGAGGCGATCGCCTTTGATGTCCTGTCGTGCAATGCTGGTTCCTACGTGCCGCGGGAGATGATCTCCGGCAAATTTCCGACGGTTTTTACCCCGAAACCCATTGAGGAATTGCTGGTTGCCAGGCAAAAGGTCCTTGAAGTGGCTGGGCAGGGCAAGTGCACCGTCGCGGTGGTCGGCAGCGGACCGTCGGCGATCGAGATTGCCGGCAATATTCACCAGTTGTGCCGCCAGCAGTCGGTGCATATGCCAACCATCCGGCTGTTTTGTGGCAGGAGCTTTATGGCCGGGCGGCCGGCTCGGGTTCGACTTCTGGTGCGAGATGTTCTTGCGCGTAAAGGTGTGGAGATTCTTGAGGTGGGTCGGGTGCGGCAGATTGACGGGCAGCGGGTTGTTCTTGAGAATGGTCAGGAATACCAGGCCGATATCACCTTTGCGGCGGTGGGGGTCAAGCCGTCGCAGATCTTTGCCCGTTCCGGTCTACCGGTCGGTCCGGACGGCGGCCTGCAGGTCAACGAATACCTCCAGTCCACCGGGTATCCATATATCTTTGGCGGTGGTGACTGCATCCATTTTACCCCACAGCCCCTCGATAAGGTCGGGGTATATGCAGTGCGGCAAAATCAGGTGCTGTACGGCAATCTCCTCGCCTGCCTGGAAGAGCGGCCTCTTGAAAAATTTTCGCCCGGCGGCAGCTATCTTCTGGTGTATAATCTGGGCGACGGTGAAGGGGTGCTGGCCAAATGGTTTCTGGCCTTTGCCGGCAAGCTGGCCTTTGTTCTAAAAGACAAGATAGATCGCCGGTTTATCAGAACATTTCAGGAAACAACGAATGCCGCCTAGAGGTTTCTGCAACCGCTAGAAACCGCCAGGATCGGCTTTTCCGTCCTTGATCTTCCGGCCAATATCCCTTAAAAGAAAGAGGGGTGCTTGAGTCACCATTCTCCACTACTGTAAAGCCGACTTGAGCTGCATGTCTGTGCCAACGAAACGTATGTTCTTGCGATAAAAATCGAATTATTGGAAAACCTTGAGGGGTGGCTATGAGCAAATGGGAGTGTGGGGTTTGCGGATATATTCACAAGGGCGATGCACCGCCGGATCAGTGCCCGGTCTGTGAGGCCCAGAAAAAGATGTTTACGGAGGTGGTCGAGACAGCGGCGGATCCAGCCCCTCCGGCAAGTGAAGGCGGCAGGCGCTGGCGTTGTCTTGTCTGCGGCTATGTTCATTCCGGCAGTGAGCCGCCGGATAAATGCCCGGTATGCGCCGCCCCGAAGTCCCAGTTTGTCGAAATCGATGCCGAGGGCAATACAATAGGCGAGACCGTTCCCCCTGCCGCACCAATGGAGACTGCTCCGCCTGCAACGGCGGTGACGACGGCACCGGCCGTGGCGGAAGCGCAGGGGTCCGCCAAGGTGGAGACCACCTTCTTTGATACACTCGCCGGACCGGTGCAAAAATTCCACCTGCATCCCATCACCGTCCATTTTCCCAATGGCATATTGCCCGCTGCCGTTGGTTTCCTGGCGATTGCCCTGTTTTTCAATATCACCAGCCTGGAGCTTGCCGCCTTCTACAATTTGATCGCCGTGCTGCTGATGCTGCCGGTCGTCCTGCTGACAGGTTTTATCGAGTGGCAAAAACGCTACAAATGCCTAAAGTCATTCATCTTTATAACGAAGATCCTGTGCAGCCTGGTGGTCCTTGCCGCAACCAGCGTGCTGGTCTTCTGGCGGCTTATCGACCCGGCGGTCATGGCCCCGGAGTCGCCATCAAGGTTTATATATCTGGGGATCGCCGTCGCCCTTCTCGGGGCGGCAGGCCTCGCCGGTCATCTCGGCGGCAAGCTGGTCTTCGGCAGCCGGGGATAGTTGCGCCGGGTCGCTGGTCTGCCTCTTCGTCGCCCCGTTTCCGGCTGTGATTATAGCGGCAGGAACGGGGTGATGTCTTTTTCGTAGCGGTTTTTCACCTTGAAGCCTTTGCCTTGCAGGGCCGCTATCGCCTTTGGGCCATCCTGGCTGGCGACGCGCATCACCAGCTCGGTAATCCCCGGATATCTGTTGTCCGGCCAGCAAAACAAGCTCTGGATATTGATTGCTTCATCCTTCAGGGCATTGGACACCTCCGCTAGTTTGCCGATGCTATCGCGGACAAAGATACTGAGGCGGATGCTCTCTTCACTGATGCCGATGGCCTGCAGGAGCACCGCCATGACGTCGTGGCTGGTGATTATCCCGGCCAAGACCTCGCCTTCCATAACCGGCAGAGCGCTGATTCGGTGCTCCTGCATGATCAGGGCCGCTCGCTCGATGGTGGTGCTGGTGGGGATGGTGACGACGGTTTTGATCATGATCATCGATACCTCAACCTTTTGCAGCAGGTAGTTGAGTTCGTGGATGCTCAGCGAGGTGGCCGGTGATGCCCAATTTTGTTTGAGATCCCGGTCGGAGACGATGCCCACCAGCTTCTTCTTGTCATTGATGACGAGAAGGTGGTCGATCTTGTTCTTGTCGATGAGGTCCCGGGCCTCAACCAGGGTGGTCTTGGGGGAGACGGTGATAAGATCGGTGTGCATTATTCTGTCTATATACATGATTGCAAGGCCTCCATGGTAGAGTTCGTGGGAACAGCATTGTGCGATGAACGCTATAAAAACGTCTGGAAATGTTTGAGAAAAGCTTGATACCGCAGGGCTGGATCGTCCCGAGCAATCTCATTATAGAATGGCTGCCGGGATTGTCAAAGCGAAGATCCCCGCCAGGCTTCAAATTTCCTATAAATATCCGTGGCAACAGGTCGGCAAAGTGTTGACGGGGGAGGGAGAGTGTGGTTTTCTGGGGGCTGAAAAAACACTTGCCGGAAGGCGCGGTTTCAGAGTAGCTTGCTCGGTTATTTTGTCCTCGGAACGCCGGTTTTTTGCGGCCGGTGTACGAAACTTAAACACAATGGCATCAAGAATTCTATTGATCAGGAGAGATCGTGGCACAGATTAAAGACAACGGCCTGTGGCTGTCCGGCAATGAAGCCATAGCACTTGGGGCCTATGAGGCCGGTGTAAAGGTTGCATCCGGCTACCCTGGAACACCTTCCACGGAGATTATGGAAAACCTCTCGGCCTATGCAGGGGTTTATACCGAATGGGCGCCCAATGAGAAGGTCGGCCTGGAGGTGGCTATCGGCGCCTCGTTCGCCGGCACCAGGGCCCTTGCCACGATGAAACATGTCGGGGTCAATGTCGCCGCCGATCCGCTCTTCACTGCCGCCTATACCGGTGTCTGCGGTGGACTGGTGGTAGTCAGCGCCGATGATCCGGAGATGCATTCGTCGCAAAACGAGCAGGACAACCGCAACTACGCCTTCGCCGCTAAGGTGCCGATGCTCGAACCCTCTGAGCCCAGTGAGGCGAAAGAGATGGTCAAGCTGGCCTTTCGCCTGAGCGAGGAGCTTGATACCCCGGTCATGCTGCGGGTCACTACCCGCGTGTCGCACGTCAAGGGTGTGGTGGAAAGAGGCGCGATGCAGACCAGCAACGCCGCCTGCGGCATCAACAAGATCCCCGGTAAACTGGTCATGCTGCCGGCTATCGCCAGGCAGCGCCGCGTCGTCGTCGAACAGCGCATGAACAAATGCCGGGAGCTGGCCGAGACCATCGACATCAACCGCATCGAGGCGGGCGACACCAAGAGGGGCTTCATCACCGCAGGCGTCTCCTATCTTTACGTCAAGGAGGCATTTCCCGAGGCTGCTGTTCTTAAGCTTGGCATGTGCTGGCCGCTGCCGGAGAAGAAGATCCGCGAGTTTGCCGCCATGGTCGATGAGCTGGTGATCGTCGAGGAACTTGATCCGTTTCTTGAGACGCACATCAAGGCGATGGGCGTTGCCTGCCGCGGCAAGGACCGCATCCCCAACCAGGGCGAACTGAACACCGCCATCGTCCGCGAGGCGATCAGCCCCGGCTCAGGCCCCGAGCTCTTCGCCCCTGTTGAGTTGCCCAACCGGCCGCCGAATATGTGCGCCGGCTGCCCGCATCGCGGCATCTTCTTCAACCTGTCGCGGATGAAGGTCTTTGTCTCCGGCGATATCGGCTGTTATACCCTCGGTTTTCTGCCGCCGCTGTCGGCCATGGATTCCTGCGTCTGCATGGGCGCCTCGATCCCCATCGCCCACGGCATGGCCAAGGCCCTTGGCGAGGACGGCCACAACAAGGTGGTGTCGGTTATCGGTGACTCGACCTTTATCCACTCGGGCATCACCGGCCTGATCAACACCGTTTATAACAATTCCGCCTCGACGCTGATCATCCTCGATAACCGCATCACCGCCATGACCGGCCAGCAGCACAACCCGGCCTCCGGCTATTCCATCAAGGGTGAGGCGGCGGCAAGTCTTGATCTGGTAGCCCTGTGCCGGGCAGTGGGTGTCAAGCATGTCTATACCGTCAACCCCCACGACATCGTCGAGAGCCGCAAGGTCCTCAAGGAGGCGGTGGAGTTGCAGGAACCGTCGGTGGTTATCTCCCAGGCGCCCTGCGTCCTGCTGCCGGAGATGAAGGCGCGGCGGCCGGTGTCCTACTTCACCAATCAGGAAAACTGTGTCGGCTGCATGTCGTGCATCCGTCTCGGCTGCCCGGCCATCAGCTGGACCGCCTTTGCTGACGGCGAGGCGGAAAGCCGCGGCTACCGCGCGACCCAGAAGGGGCTTTCGAAGATTGACGAGGTGGTCTGCAACGACTGCGGCCAGTGCGCCTCACTGTGTAAGTTCAATGCCATTACCCGCGGGGAGGGGAAGAAATGAAAGAACAAGGCAATATCCTCTTTTCCGGAGTAGGCGGCCAGGGCATCTTACTCGCCAGTGAAATCACCGTCTACGGTCTCTTGGCCGCCGGTTTTGACGCCAAGAAGAGCGAGGTGCACGGCATGGCCCAGCGCGGCGGCTCGGTCACCGCTCAGCTGCGTTATGGCAAGAAGGTTTACTCGCCGCTCATTGAGCCGGGCTGTGCCGATATCCAGATGGCCTTCGAGATGATGGAAGCGGTGCGCTACCTGCCCTATCTGCACAAGGGCAGCACGGTCATCGTCAATACCCAGAAGATCCTGCCGCCCTCCGTCGCCACCGGCCAGGCGAGGTATCCAGAGGACGTTCTCGACCATCTGCGCCAGCGGCAGATCAAGGTCGTACCCGTCGACGCCTTCGACATCGCCCGGGAGGTCGGCGAGATGAAGACCGCCAATGTGGTGATGGTTGGGGCGCTGTCGGCATTTTTGCCGGTTGACCCCGCCGTTCTCGAAGAGGTCATCCGCACCCGGGTACCGGAGCGCTTCCGCGACGTAAACCTGCAGGCCTTCCAAGCCGGACGAAAAGTTAGCCAATAACGACAGTGAATATAGCCAGTTAGGAAACAGGGAGAGGAACCATGTCAGTACATTATTGGGATGAAGAGATGGAGACCCTGCCACGGGTCGGATTGGAATCAATCCAGCTGCGGCGCTTGAAGCATCTGGTGGCAAGGGTGTACCGGACGGTTGAACCCTATCGCCGCAAGATGGATGCGGCCGGCGTCAAGCCTGAAGATATTAAAAGCCTTGCTGATTTGGCCAAACTGCCCTTTACGGTCAAGGACGATCTGCGCGACAACTATCCCTTCGGCCTTTTCACTGTTCCCATGGAAGAGGTGGTGCGGGTCCACGCCTCATCGGGAACCACCGGCAAGGCGACCGTTGTCGGCTATACCGCAAAAGACATCGAGACCTGGTCGAATGTCATGGCCCGCGCCCTGTGCTGCGCCGGCGCCACCAAAGGCGATATGATCCACAACGCCTACGGCTACGGTCTTTTTACCGGCGGTCTTGGCGCCCACTACGGCATCGAGAGACTGGGGGCGACGGCCATTCCGGTATCCGGCGGCAATTCCAAGCGGCAGATCAACATCATGAAGGATTTCGGCTCGACGGTGCTGCTCTCCACGCCGTCCTACGCCCTCAATCTTGCCGATGCCATGGATGCCATGAAGATCGACCCGAAGTCGCTGTCGCTGCGCGTCGGGATCTTCGGCGCCGAGCCGTGGAGTGAGAGCATGCGTGAGGAAGTGGAGCGTAAGCTCAATCTCAAGGCGACCGATATCTACGGCCTGTCCGAGATCATCGGACCGGGGGTTGCCCAGGAATGTCTGGTGACCGACCGCGGCATGCATATCTGCGAAGACCATTTCCTGCCGGAGATCATCAATCCGGAGACCGGCGAGGTATTGCCACCGGGCGAGAAGGGCGAGCTGGTGTTCACGACGCTCACCAAGGAGGCCTTTCCACTCATCCGCTACCGGACCAAGGATATCTCCCGGCTCATTTACGAGCCCTGCGAGTGCGGCCGCACCCTGGTGCGTATGGAAAAAGTCACCGGCCGGACCGATGATATGCTGATCATCCGCGGCGTCAATGTCTTCCCATCGCAGGTCGAGCATGTCCTGCTTGGTGTCGAAGGGGTTGAGCCGCATTACCTGATTGTCGTAGAACGGGAGGGAAATCTTGACACCATGCAGGTGCAGGTCGAGGTCAGCGAAGGAATCTTCTCCGATGAGGTCCGCGTTCTGGAAAATCTGAGCAAGCACATTCAAAAAGAGATTAAAGATCTGCTTGGCGTCACCTGTAAGGTGAAACTGGTTGAACCGAAGACCATCCAGCGCAGTGAAGGCAAGGCGCAGCGGGTTATCGACAAGCGAAAAATCTGAGAGAAGAGGGATACTATGCTGGTAGAACAAATTGCCGTATTTTTAGAGAATAAGTCCGGACGACTGGCGGAGATCACCGCCATCCTCGCCGAAAACGCCATCAACATTCGCGCCCTGTCTGTCGCCGATACCGCCGATTTCGGCATCCTCCGGCTGATCGTCGACAAGGTCGAGCAGGCCAAGGCGGTACTCCGTGAAAACGGCTTTACCGTTGGCAAGACCCAGGTCCTGGCAGTAGAGGTGGAGGATAAGACTGGGGGCCTCGCCAGGGTGCTGAAGTGCATCAAAGAGGCCGGAATCAACGTCGAGTATATGTACGCCTTCGTCAATAAAACCGGGGAAAACGCCGTATTGATCTTCCGTTTCGAGAAGATGGAAGAGGCGATGGCCACCCTGCAAAAGGAAGGTTTTACCATCCTCAGCCGGGAGCAGATCTGCGGCCTGTAATTCCAATTGTCAATCAAGCATTAACTGTAGCTGCTGGGCTGTGCGGCTCCTCGCCGTACTGCTCTGTACTGTCTCGTCGTTGCTGGCTTGCAGCTTCGTTTCCATCTTGATTTAGAAATCATCTTGATTTAGAAATGGAATAATTCAAGCGGGGCAGCTCTCTGCGGTCGGCCCGTTTCACCTCAACCGTTACCTTTGAAACCACTATGTACTGGCAAAAAGATCAAGAGTGTCTGCCTCGGCCGGAGCTTCTAAAACTGCAGCTTGAACGGCTTACCCGCACCCTCTGCCGGGTGGCCAATAATGTGCCGTTTTATCGCAACAAATTCAGTGAATTGAATCTCCATCCGGAGAAGATGCGGAGCCTTGAGGAGTTGCGCGACTATCCCTTTACCACCAAACAGGACCTCCGCGATAACTATCCCTACGGCCTGTTCGCCGTGCCACTGCGCGATGTCGTCCGGGTGCATTCCTCCTCGGGAACCACCGGGATGGCCACGGTAGTCGGCTATAGCCGCAACGATATTGTCACCTGGTCGGACCTGGTGGCGAGAATTCTCTGCGGCGCCGGTGTCACCCCCGATGATGTTATCCAGATCGCCTTCGGCTATGGCCTGTTCACCGGCGGTTTTGGTCTGCATTATGGCGCCGAGCGGCTCGGGGCCTCGGTCATTCCCATATCCTCCGGCAACACCAAACGGCAGATCCAGATCATGCAGGATTTCAAGAGTACCGCCCTGGTCTGCACCCCGTCCTACGCCCTGAAAATGGCCGATGTGATGATGGATATGGGGATCAATCCCAATGGCCTGTCCCTGCGCTACGGCCTGTTCGGCGCCGAACCCTGGTCGGAGGCGATGCGCCAGGAGATCAACAGCCGCTTAGGCATCCGGGCCACCGACAACTACGGCCTATCGGAGATAATGGGACCGGGCGTTGCCGGCGAATGCCAGGAATGTAACGGTCTGCATATCAACGAAGATCATTTCCTGGTC
Coding sequences:
- a CDS encoding phenylacetate--CoA ligase; the protein is MSVHYWDEEMETLPRVGLESIQLRRLKHLVARVYRTVEPYRRKMDAAGVKPEDIKSLADLAKLPFTVKDDLRDNYPFGLFTVPMEEVVRVHASSGTTGKATVVGYTAKDIETWSNVMARALCCAGATKGDMIHNAYGYGLFTGGLGAHYGIERLGATAIPVSGGNSKRQINIMKDFGSTVLLSTPSYALNLADAMDAMKIDPKSLSLRVGIFGAEPWSESMREEVERKLNLKATDIYGLSEIIGPGVAQECLVTDRGMHICEDHFLPEIINPETGEVLPPGEKGELVFTTLTKEAFPLIRYRTKDISRLIYEPCECGRTLVRMEKVTGRTDDMLIIRGVNVFPSQVEHVLLGVEGVEPHYLIVVEREGNLDTMQVQVEVSEGIFSDEVRVLENLSKHIQKEIKDLLGVTCKVKLVEPKTIQRSEGKAQRVIDKRKI
- a CDS encoding FAD-dependent oxidoreductase, with the protein product MRKRLVLIGGGHAHMVTLARLKSFIDKGFEVTVIQPSEYHYYSGMGPGMLGGTYLPEEIRFATRRQVESKGGRFILGKARRIDADRRLVYLEDSEEAIAFDVLSCNAGSYVPREMISGKFPTVFTPKPIEELLVARQKVLEVAGQGKCTVAVVGSGPSAIEIAGNIHQLCRQQSVHMPTIRLFCGRSFMAGRPARVRLLVRDVLARKGVEILEVGRVRQIDGQRVVLENGQEYQADITFAAVGVKPSQIFARSGLPVGPDGGLQVNEYLQSTGYPYIFGGGDCIHFTPQPLDKVGVYAVRQNQVLYGNLLACLEERPLEKFSPGGSYLLVYNLGDGEGVLAKWFLAFAGKLAFVLKDKIDRRFIRTFQETTNAA
- a CDS encoding CBS and ACT domain-containing protein — its product is MYIDRIMHTDLITVSPKTTLVEARDLIDKNKIDHLLVINDKKKLVGIVSDRDLKQNWASPATSLSIHELNYLLQKVEVSMIMIKTVVTIPTSTTIERAALIMQEHRISALPVMEGEVLAGIITSHDVMAVLLQAIGISEESIRLSIFVRDSIGKLAEVSNALKDEAINIQSLFCWPDNRYPGITELVMRVASQDGPKAIAALQGKGFKVKNRYEKDITPFLPL
- the iorA gene encoding indolepyruvate ferredoxin oxidoreductase subunit alpha; protein product: MAQIKDNGLWLSGNEAIALGAYEAGVKVASGYPGTPSTEIMENLSAYAGVYTEWAPNEKVGLEVAIGASFAGTRALATMKHVGVNVAADPLFTAAYTGVCGGLVVVSADDPEMHSSQNEQDNRNYAFAAKVPMLEPSEPSEAKEMVKLAFRLSEELDTPVMLRVTTRVSHVKGVVERGAMQTSNAACGINKIPGKLVMLPAIARQRRVVVEQRMNKCRELAETIDINRIEAGDTKRGFITAGVSYLYVKEAFPEAAVLKLGMCWPLPEKKIREFAAMVDELVIVEELDPFLETHIKAMGVACRGKDRIPNQGELNTAIVREAISPGSGPELFAPVELPNRPPNMCAGCPHRGIFFNLSRMKVFVSGDIGCYTLGFLPPLSAMDSCVCMGASIPIAHGMAKALGEDGHNKVVSVIGDSTFIHSGITGLINTVYNNSASTLIILDNRITAMTGQQHNPASGYSIKGEAAASLDLVALCRAVGVKHVYTVNPHDIVESRKVLKEAVELQEPSVVISQAPCVLLPEMKARRPVSYFTNQENCVGCMSCIRLGCPAISWTAFADGEAESRGYRATQKGLSKIDEVVCNDCGQCASLCKFNAITRGEGKK
- a CDS encoding indolepyruvate oxidoreductase subunit beta, encoding MKEQGNILFSGVGGQGILLASEITVYGLLAAGFDAKKSEVHGMAQRGGSVTAQLRYGKKVYSPLIEPGCADIQMAFEMMEAVRYLPYLHKGSTVIVNTQKILPPSVATGQARYPEDVLDHLRQRQIKVVPVDAFDIAREVGEMKTANVVMVGALSAFLPVDPAVLEEVIRTRVPERFRDVNLQAFQAGRKVSQ